The genomic window AGATGAGGCACTCATCTGAgaaagtgaagagagagagaaagatgatggGACTCATCCTGGTCTGAGGCTTGGCTGGGGCTGAGTAATGATAGAACAAGGTAGTAAAGGATATGAAAATAGAGGTGAATGTAGAGTTAAATCGGCTAACTAGGCGAGTGTACTTGTATACTGTATACCTTGCAGAATTATTAAGAGAATAGCTTACCAAGAGACACTTGGTAAACCATAAAGAGCTATATAGACAGAGCTACAGTTATTGTAACTGGCAAGACCACCCTAGGGAGTTAATAACACAACACCAAATATCAGACTGGATCCAGGACTGGGAGAGTTCTGTGTACAGAAAGCATCTAGGCCCTCTAGTTATTTCAGAGGAAGCTTAATTATAATTTTAACTGTCGTTactatagtattttaaggtttccaaatgaattttgtgatGGGGCAGCAAATGTCTGTGGATGATTCCAGGATCCTGCTAATCACCTGGCAAGTCAGAGGGAGAACCATCTTGAAACTTTCTGCACTTACCCAAATGTCTGGCAAAAATAGCAGAGATTGAGATAGGTCACAAAATCTTTACTACAAACTGGATCAAATCCGTTTGTGCAAGGTCCAGACTTCATTGTGTACTTCTCACAAAGTTTCTGTAAGAATAACAAAGACATGGTAACGTGAAATTCAAAACCAGCATCTGTAGAGTATCCTGTGCCTGGGACACCAACTTACAGCAGGACCTGATTTGTGCCAGAGCTGTGAGAGGACCCAATCTAAAgctatattttgtatataaaatTGTGCCTCTAAACCAAAATGTCTCCCTTAATGGGAATAATTTCAATTCCTTCCCCATTTCCATTCTCTCCACTTAACAAGCACAAATTAGTTTAAAGTGTCCCAGACCCTAAGGTTACTTCTAGAAGAGAAGTTACTGTTTCTGGCTTCACATTCTTCCCCATCAACGAAGGACTAATTCTGTGAAGCCTCCTCAGAAAGCACTCCAGCCACTCAGCCCCTACTGATCTTCCCTATTCTGAATATCTATAGCTCTCTGTTACAGTAACCAATAGTGTTAAAAATAACAACTGGCAAATGATAGGAAGGAGAGGGTAGGGAGTAGCTGAGCAATACTCTACCAGAAGTCAAAcccatattttttcacttaactTTAGTTAGTGTGGCTCATTTTTTAGAACTGTCTAGACTTATTATTACCCTACTCCCATCCTAATCCTAGCCTAAAAAAAAGGCAACATGTGTAGCATATATACTACACATAGAATactggacttaagagtcaggaagatctggctttgaatcctgcctgaaacatttactaattgtatCATCACttaattctcagtttcctcatctatgaaatgaaagtaTTAGGCTTAATGACTtagaaggtcccttctagttttaaatcaatgatccCATGAATGCTAGTCTTAGTGACAGAAattcctgggttcaagttccatatGTAGCATTTGTGTAAttcggggcaagtcacttagctttaaTGTGCCTTAGGAAATATCCTAAGATGTATCTATTAAGTCAGAAGCGGATTGTGGACCATATTGATGGAAGAAGATTCAGCATCATGACTTTCACATTTTTATGCAAAGAAAATACAGGTGTTGACAAGAAATAATCCTTGTAATCAAAACCTAGACAAGCTTTGCTAGACATCAGAAAATAGCCGGGGGTGGATTAGGGTGGGAAGGTATCCCTGCACAAGAATGCCAACTATCAAGGACTTAACAGGATAACCTGATGACCTCTGACTCACGAGTGCAGCCTGATAATTGCTAGGATGCCAGAGGCATCTCCTCAATAAAGGTAAGATTGGGCATGTGAGGGATGATGCCAGTGTATGGCAATGATTACAAAGTAAAGGTGAGAAACAACCAAGATAGGACATCTGGGACCCTTATTTCAATGGCACTTTTTTGAGCTTTAtgaactaatttatttttagtttttaagattcacttccacaaggttttgagttcaaaattttctccccatctctcgccTCCCCCACCTGAAGACaacatgcattttgattaccacTTCCTGCAATTTGCCCTCCTTCCTATCATcccatccccttctcttatcaCCTTACctcttattttcctgtagagcaagatagatttctatactcccttGCCTGTATACCTTACTCCCCAGCTGCATgtaaactctcccctcttctctccccacttaccctcattgagaaggcaattccatattggttatacatgtgtagtcatacaaaatatttccataatagtcatgttgtgaaaaactaaatccagttccctccatcctatgctcccactgccatttattcttttctctcctttgatcctctccttcctcaaaagtgtttgcttttggtTACCcactcccccaatcttccctctgaGCATTCCCCATCTTTtttatctccctcctccccactttcctgtggggtaagatagattttcatacccaactgAGTCTGTGTTATtgcctccttgagccaaatctgatgagagtaaggttcactcattccctctcacttgTTTCTTCCCCATTACTGTaaagctttatcttgcctcttttattttttaatatttatttatttttagttttcaacactcatttctacaaaattttgagttctaaattttctcccccatatctcctgtccccccaccccaaaatgccttgcattctgattgccccttccacaaatgtgccctcccttctaacatccctccctttccttttccccatcttctctctgtcctgtagggcaaaataaatttctataccccattacctgtacttcttatttcccagttgtacacaaaaacaattctcaacatttgttcctaaaacattgagttccaacttctcttccttcctccctccccacccatccccactgagaagacaagcaattcaatataggctatagatgtgtagtttggcaaatgactttcataataggcacattgtgtaagactaactacatttcgctccatgctatcctgcccctcatttcttctattcactCTTCTGACCTTGtgcctccccaagagtgtttacttctaattgctccttcctccatttgccctcccttccatcatccccaccccctactatctccttctcctctactttcctgtagtgtaagatagattttcatatcaaattgagtgtgcatgttattccttccttgagccaaatgtgatgagaataagcttcacttttcccctctcacctccccccttttcctccccactgaaaaagctttctcttgcctcatctatgagagataatttgtcccattccatttctccctttctcctcccaatatattcctctcttaccccttaattttatttttttagatatgatcacTTCCTATGCAACgcaccctgtgctttctgtctctgtctctctctctccctgtctctctctctgtctctatctctgtctttgtctctatctgtctgtctgtctctctctatatatatatgtatgtatgtatgtatgtatgtatgtatgtacgtatatgtatgtatatgtgtgtgtgtataatccctccaaccacccagattctgagaaaagtttcaagagttacaaatattatctttccatgaaggaatataaacagttcaactttagtaagtcccttgtgatttctctttcctgtttaccttttcatgcttctcttgagtcttgtgtttgaaagtcagattttcttttcagctctgggattttcatcaagaatgcttgcaagtcctctatttcattgaaaaatctttttttccccctgaagtattatactcagttttactgggtaggagattcttgattttaatcctagtttctatgacttttggaacatcatatttcaagtccttcagtcccttaatgtagaagctgctatatcttgtgttatcctgattgtatttccacaatactcaaattatttctttctagatgcttgcaatattttctccttgaaatgggaactctgaaatttggctacaatattcttggagtttttctttttggatctctttcaggaggtgattggtggattctttcaatatttattttgccctctggttctagaatatcaaggccattttccttgataatttcattaaagatgatgtctctgctcttcttttggtcatggctttcaggtagtcccataatttttaaatgtctctcctggatctattttccaggtcagttgtttttccaatgagatatttcacattatcttccattttttcaattctttaggttttgttttgtaatttcttggtttctcataaagtcattagcttccatctgctccattctaattttgaaagaactgttttcttcagtgagcttttgaacctcctttttcatttagcttattctgctttttaaagtattcttctcttcattgattttttggacttcttttgccaattcagttagcctatttttaaaggtgttattttcttcagcatttttcgggtctcctttagcaagctgttaacttgcttttcatgattttgttgcatcactctcatttcttttcccaatttttcctctacctctcttacttgattttcaaagtcctttttgagctctcatATGGCCTAGAactgttgcatatttattttggagcttttgaatgcagaagtcttgactgttatgtcttcccctgatgttAAAccatgttcttcctcatttgaaaggattgGGAAAGaatacatgttcaccaagaaagtacccttctatagtcttatttttttccctttttttgggcattttctgaaccagttacttggcttttgggtcctttgtcaagagtagggtatactctggggacctgtaagttttcagttcctcccaggtggcacaatcaagggagagaaatgTACTCCTCAggggcctccagctccaccatgtccCAGGACTATGCTTaggcctgagattcagatcagctgctcaattcccccaggggcttaaGCTGAGGCTACAACAATGGAAGGCAGCCTCTGTCTTCTGAGGCCACTGTagccactgcctgctgctgctcctgctactgctgcctctgccatctcctggggctggggctaggggaggaccctgctctcttCCTGCCAAGttggaaaagccctctcactgacctttgaagctgcctttggagcctctgggttgagggatctgtgaatctCACTGTTGCTGCTGGGGCCATGCTGCCCagactgggctgcactctgctctgccttcagcatgacagacctttcctgtcagccatccaggtcaccctgggctggaaatcttctctactttgttgttctgtgacttctgctgctctagaatttgttgagagtctttctttacaggtattttatgggatgtaggcgaagagctagagtatgtgcatctttctactctgtcatcttggctccaccccctcttgCCCCttttaggtgagataatttaacctattctacctcttcctttctccttctcccaatacattcctctctcatccattaattttatcttttagatgttatcccttcatattcaactccctctgtgccctttgtctctgtctttctctctgtctgtctctctgtgtctctgtttctgtctctctcactctctctccatatatatatatatatatatatatatatatatattccatctaacccccctaatactgagaaaggtctcattagTTACAAATATCAAATTTcgatgtagaaatgtaaatagctcaactttaataagtccctgaagatttctatttcttgtttacctttccatgcttctcttgaatcttgtatttgaaggtcatatttcctattcagctctggtcttttcatcaagaatgcttgaaagtcctctattgcattgaatttccattttttctcctgaagaactattctcagttttgctgggtagttgattcttccttataatccttgctcctttgacctccaaaATAACATcatccaagccctttgatcccttaatgcagaagatgctaaatcttgtgttattctgattgtgtttccataatacttgaattgtttctttcttgttactTATACTATTTTCTTCCtgaccagggaactctagaatttttCTACAGCATTCCTAAGAGAtgtccttttggggtctctttcaggaggtgattggtggattctttcaatttctattttaccctttggtactagactatcagggaagttttctctgataatttcttgaaaggtgatgtctagtgTTTTGATTCCTTGCAGCCAATCCTTATTGCAGTCATGAACCTGATGAAATACCTATGTTTGACCCAAGTCTGTTGAAAGAGGTGGACTGGAGCCAGAATACTGCACCATTTTCGCCAGCCATTTCCCAACTTACCCAGGAGATGATTTGGTTTTGAGGTCTCTTTGTACTGCATATCTCAGCAGGTTTTTTAAGGTACTTGGTCAGTTGACAAAAACTGGAATGATCAGCCCTGAGCAATTTATGAGATCATTAGAACACATGAGGAAATCAGGGGATTATTATGTTGCAGTTGTAGAAGATGTCACTATAGGGCAGACTGTTGCTACAGCTACTCTGGTAATAGAACATAAATTCATCCATTCATGTGCAAAGAGAGGAAGAATAGAAGATGTTGCTGTGAGTGATGAATGCAGAGGAAAACAACTGGGAAAACTGTTATTGTCAGCTCTTACTCTGCTAAGTAAAAGCTGAACTGTTACAAAATTACCCCTGAATGTCTTCCATGAAAAGCTCCTTTCCATAAAAAGTTTGGATATTCTGTGTCTGAGGAAAACTATGTCTCACAGGTTTCAAAAGTAATGATAGCAAGAATCATTTTTAGAACAAAAGCAAATAAATTGCAACTAGGCTattcttttagaaaataaaagtatttttttttgctaaaaaacCAGTGACAACTCCTTTTCCACTCATAAAATATTGGacaaatttttttattctacAGCTTTGGCATATAATTAGAAGATTAAATTAGATTGGTGGAGCATGCTGTGATAACAGACTATAAATGAATGACTTTTAACCAGAGGAATATATGTTTAACTTGAATTTTTTCCtacattttttgaaattttggttttatttcttacTAGTCAAAGTACAGTATATCTGTTTACTATCTTATTTACTATCTtacttcttattttaaaaaaacagattgtGTAAAAGAATATCCTGTAGTGTACAAAAATtagataatttatttatttataataagaAATTTACTTCTGTTTAATTGCAAACTGACTTCTTAATAAACTAGCCATTGTAACTCATTGAACACAAATATATTTGGGGGAGGTCATTATAATGTTAGCAAATATCACACGATAGCTTTATAACAAATTTAAAAGCTTCTATTTGAAATATTGTAATTTGATGAAAACCTATTGAATATATGGAGAGAGGAGAATGATGAGGTTCAAAGTAAGAAGTAGCTGTTTTATCTGTGAAATTTAATGTAGCTCATTTTATCCAACCATATCCATAATATTTGATTTCTGCTGAATCTAGATATCTGTGTTTATCTGATAGAAGTACTATGCATTGTGACAATCTCAGTGTCCTCCAATTCTGAAAAACAGATTTGTCTCATAGCTTTTCATTGATGCATACAACATCAAGTTTCAGCCACTTTTTTGCTGAATATTTTGAGGGAAAATCACATTGCTTTTGTTGCATTAAAAAATTTGATGGGGATTTTCTCAGTGATAATATGTGTTTTTAagtgtttgcctttttatttttagtaccaaacaaaaatataaaactacTATTCACAAAAATTGTACTCTGAAACTTCTAGGTCCTCAGATAATGATCAGTGTAATTTTCAGCTGTTTGCAAAATAAAGATCATCTGTtttcataaaaataggaaaaatgatgtctagccttttttttttctatcatgtagttcaggtagtccaataattgttAAGttctctttcctggatctattttcccattcagttttttcttggatgaaatatttcacactgtcttctattttttcaacatacatacatatatagataaatatagatagatatatctatatagatagataatctagacatagatatatacatatatgtatataatatatacatatatatgcacatatatacatatatatacatatatatgtgtatatatatatatatatatatacatatatatatatatatatatatatatatatatatatatatatatatatatatatatatatacgtatgtatgtttctcatcaagtcattggcttccatttcctccactctaatttttaagggattattttcattagtgagcttttggacctccttttccatgtggtcaattctgttttttaagacattctccttatttactttttggacctctttagcCATTtatgttagtctatttttttaagttgtcattttcttcactattttgggggggggggctctcctttagcaagctgttaacatgtttttcatgattttattacatcactctcctttctcttaccattttttcctctccttctcttacttgattttcaaaatcctttttgagctctttcatggcctaaaacaaattcatatttctttgaagtctttggatatagaagctttgacttcattgtcttcttctgggtgtatttgatcttctttgttaccaaagtaagattctgtagtctgattttttttccactgtttCCTAATTTctccagtcaattacttgataTTTCAActtttgttaaggtaggactctgcttctagtGTGGAGGGTGTAATATCCCAAGCTTCATGAGCTTTTTGCAGCTGTTTCAGAGAtgcttctagggacctgtaagttttttattcttccaagatggtatggtcaaaggagaggtatttactttTCTTGTGGCCTGTACACTGGTCTGTGAATGAGCACAAGCACTTTTtcctgccttggaactgtgacaaAGATTCTCTCTTCATGCTGTTACAaactctgccatgccagcactcttcttTGTCCCAGGATCTCCACTCAGGACTGTAACCCAGATACAATCATGGGTAGAgtaagagaatcctgcctcagtgctagcagaGATCCATACAACCTCCCTCTGATTAGCCACTGGATTCCTCCACAGTCTGTGAGCCAAGAGTTCTGAAAGCAGCCACTGAGGCTACCACTGCTGCCACCTTGGGGCTGtgactggactgtgctcctctctcatccAGGTCCAACCAACTTTTTCTAAGCTTCTGAGTTATCCTTGGCATTCATGgcttgagaagtctggaaattgccagagctgccagtgattcattctcagaggtctcttccaggtTTGCCAGGGTCATGTCTGTGCTGGTATAGACAGTGTTTGTCTGCACTCCTCTTCCAGTACAGTTCAACAGCTTTCTTGTTGACCCTCTAGGCAGTCCTGGGCTTGACATCTGTTGCATGTTGTCATTTTGTggcctctgttgctccagaatttgtctaGAGCCATTTTCTACTGGTATTTGGAGGGacttgggggagagctcaagtaagtccctgcttttattctgccCTCTTCACTCTGCCCCCATCAAGGGCATTTATGGAGGGAGATAGATGAATGATGAGTAGAATATTACTTTGTAAAAATGAAGTCTGCATTATTTAGAAGTGAGATTTTTCACTCTTCTGTAAATTGTAAACTTGTCTTTTATAGCTCCTAACTGGGGAAAGTTTGgactaataaaactgaaataagtCCAAGTCTACTCTATGTGCCTTTTCAGCCATTTTATTGtaatcattgattttttttatcacttaAATTTCCAAATATTCCAAATATGTTTCTCCTCACTTACTTCCCCAGAGAGCTATCCCTTTAATGACAACAATTTGGTCTTCATCTTCCACCTAAACTCAGTTTTCATTTCAGGAATTACTAAATGGGCTTACCTCTATCAGTTTGAGCAATTCACTCCCATTTTCTGGGGCcttagtttcttttgtaaaacTCATACCACTCACTCTAAGCTCTCACTTGATACtttgaggagtgtgtgtgtgtgtgtgtgtgtgtgtgtgtgtgtgtgtgtgtgtgtgtgtgtgtgtgtgaatacagGTAATAATcatctctccagaaaaaaaaaagtatgaatgaTACGCAGAtaagtttaatttgtattattgatattttatccattactttcttaagtcttggcaacaacaatgtaaaaacaaacaaacaagcaagcaaGCCCAACTTACAGCATTTGTGATTTCTAAGGTATTAATGCTCCTGCTGAAAaattaacaactggctctcaggAGTGCTCCACTCATACCCCTGCTTCAAGTCATCTTTCAGCCACCTCTCCTAAAGAACCATTTGCTCTAAAGGTTACtaacttcctcccttctctctacctCCTAGCAGATGTCAGGATGACAAATGTGAGGAATCAAATAACTATTACCCAGTTATTAATAACAGTGAGTTAGACAAGAAACCACCAAATGACCCTGTGGAGTGGGGTAGTAGAAAGGAGTGACAATCATCTGTTTATCAACAGCTTTATGATAGCTTTGGGGTCTTTGTATTCCCCACAGGGTGCTACCTACCCTGCCCCTCCACATAACATACAGTTTAGGGTGCTTTTCATACCACTTGCCAAGGACATGGTTTGCAGTGCTTTTCCAAGGTGCAAAAACTCTTAGTTAGGCATTTCTCTATATCCTTAACTCATGTATAAATACTACTTCTTATTATATTGGAGCATataatttgtgtatgtatgtatgtatgtagtttgTCCTCACTAAATGCATGTAATAGATAAAGGTAACATGTGCATATAAACATGTATCCTTCAATAAATTGCAAATTCTATTCAAATCTTCATACGTACTGAATATATGAATATCTTCATACACACATtgcatattaaatatataaacatatatgcatatatgcacatatgtgtattttGTTTATTGACCAGACCTGCTATCCCATGGGTGTAGGGAGCTCCCAGTGAGAAACTTCCTCTGAGAACGAAGATTGATATTTTTCCCCCATAACTTATCGTTTCAGAGAGTTGCTTGGGAACCTGAGATCTGAAAAGACTTGCCTCCAGGGTCCCACAAGCACTATGAATCAGATGTGGGACTTGatcccaggttttcttgactccaatgCTAGTTCTCTATCCCCTGAGTCACATAGCTTCTGGCTTATGCCTAGAACCAGAGCTACTTTTTTTTCTCACTAACATCTCagtattatttattttagtttgaaaCCCACACCATGAGGATATAAGCTCTGGATCACGAATGAAAATTAGAACTAAAGTCTGATGTACATAATAGAAAGGTAATCTTACTTTTTCATAAGAGAATCTTTCAAATTTGCTGAAAACACCTACAACCAAGATATAGAAAACTGAAGTTAATAAGTTAATCCATCATTtcaaatcaacagacatttatcaagcacttatgatgtggaaaaatgttttctagcctcaaggagcttatattcttttggggGAATCTatcatgtacacagataagtaccTAGGAAGTAATTTCAAAAGGGAGAACTAAGGCCTTCAAAAGAAAGcttcacataaaaaaaaataaaggcttcACAAAATTTAGATTTCATCTAATCTAAACTTTGAAGGCATGATTGTGAGcagtaaaaagaggaagaaatacattCCAAGTATAAGGGACACTCTAAGAAAGCATAGAAACAGGGGAGGTAGCATGCTGAGTTTAGTTCACAAATGGATCTCATGTATGTAAGTCTGCTTGAAACTAGTCATTCTCATTCCCTATGGAGGTTGTCCTAGAGACTTAATTCTCTAGAACTGTGGACAAGAGAACTTCATGTTTTCAGTGGTCTAAAGGGGAACAACATGAAatgtctggaaagataggttgtaGTCAGACTGTATAGGTCTTCAAATGCCTGGTTGAAgacttcatattttatcctacaaACAATAGGCAGCcacttaaaatttttgaattggACAGGGAGATCTGGATTGTCCAAGACTGAATAAAAGAATGCCTTTTCATTTTCCATGATCCTAGTAGGAATTGGAGGAGTATTTCTgatagtgggggaaggggaagaatgggACCTAGGAAGGACTAAGAAGGATGCAAATTCAAAGTAGGTGTTCAGAGAACACTGCAGTTTCCCTCTAGTATGTATAGGAAACTTGAAGGTTCTTGGTTATAAACAAACTCCTCCTTCACTAGCTCATTCCACATAATGTTGAACAAAGGGCACTTTCCTTCTACAAAATTAATGGCTGCTAATCCATACAGCACTTTAGTAAGATAATTCActattttataataaattcagagcaccatattttaaaaaatttctgtttTGAAACCCAAGATCAGAGACCCCAGAACATTGTTCACCTGAGAAAACATAAAGAATCAAGATGAAGAGCACCAAGAGAGTCTTAGTTGTTGGTGATAAAAATGCCATTTAATCTCTTCAGATTGCTCCCAATTCTCTGtaggaaaaacaaacattaaC from Notamacropus eugenii isolate mMacEug1 chromosome 1, mMacEug1.pri_v2, whole genome shotgun sequence includes these protein-coding regions:
- the LOC140518718 gene encoding serine protease inhibitor Kazal-type 2-like, coding for MAFLSPTTKTLLVLFILILYVFSGVFSKFERFSYEKKLCEKYTMKSGPCTNGFDPVCSKDFVTYLNLCYFCQTFGHAYPGRVRFQKFGPCPKKQ